A window from Gossypium raimondii isolate GPD5lz chromosome 7, ASM2569854v1, whole genome shotgun sequence encodes these proteins:
- the LOC105794073 gene encoding DDT domain-containing protein PTM isoform X3, translated as MEFVGKSVKKEFKGFGLHSGTVNSFDSSSGFFEIVYEDGDSEELDFRQVASLVMADGSNPILEPRSDPELEVLREKPRVGRPRKRRRVERKARVCPGNAKQETLASNANVNLDTNADLNEGFSGNLKGNKSVDGNLGGTLDEKGIGSLMDLNLNSNGDIEMKIGFDLNSSGFDLNLNDTCCSNNYLNDNRISCSEGESVKKRGCIDLNLDASCDVDDSINLNCKTQGKECSFDLNLGADEEIDKDAIAGNCVWQVEVRESATCADILKETLIIEKNDAVEDVSRNELNNHSGLGSVDGILEKGAIVHQNVIKADDCGGVGLEGVPESGTAVTDGCQVDIGSSFKQASGRRKRIKLVNGLDSSTERVLRRSARRVSSRNHVSSTPPPATTCDVAGLATSPSVSAVTEEKPVRSSRRVSEEPVVLPPKLQLPPSSENLNLDGISVLDIFSIYACLRSFSTLLFLSPFELEDFVAALKCQSPSSLFDCIHVSILQTLKKHLVYLSSEGSESASECLRSLNWGFLDSITWPNFMVEYLLIHGSWLDYDFDLTSLKLFRCDYYKQPASVKVEILRCLCDDMIEVEAVRSELNRRSLASETDMDFDRNMNNGVCKKRKATKDLSGGSGFTEEIVDDTTDWNSDDCCLCKMDGNLICCDGCPAAYHSKCVGVVNAHLPEGDWYCPECAIEREKPWVKPRKSLRGAELLGIDPHGRLYYNSSGYLLVLDSFDAECPSNYYHRDDLIFVLDVLKSSFQYGDIIEAICKQWDVAVGSNEICVIRNETADGGKPEEKEVAEISGHRVIEVAESTNMLDLVTGTEIPYMSSEGSAETMQMGSVFLNFQKQGSVEVSNQSEIPGKCSTLEDSSLISNDLDARQESKTKFASQQTPGVLNAKRGDASQLQPGTGYVNHYSFAQTASLVVEELLRKPSEKTNDDSLKSLEEIIGNQMKVILKKSNRFHWPDIYNLYVDAHKENCGWCFSCRYPVDDTDCLFRITSGCVPEVSKSDMLDLQSRWNKKGHVIDVIYHIFSIENRLSGLLSGPWLNPQYMKIWHKSILNASGIVSVKHLLLTLEASLHHLALSTDWMKHVDSAVIMGSASHVVIASSRGSAKHGIARKRGSCNDNESNPTSNPSVGPSICWWRGGRVSRQLFNWKVLPCSLVSKAARQGGGKKIPGILYPESSDFAKRSRSIAWRAAVESSTSIEQLAFQVRELDSNIRWDDAENTHPLPTLPKDFKKSIRLFKKCVVRRKSIETDVVKYLLDFGKRRIIPEIVKRYGTVVEESSSERKKYWLNESYVPLHLVKSFEERRIARNSNKMVSDKTSEISRMAKESSKKKGFSYLFSKAERTEYYQCGHCNKDVLIREAICCQYCKGFFHKRHVRKSAGAIIAKCAYTCHRCLGGKSNVNVKKGGNIMKWKGDTKGQRTITKSARKLPQKCIRANEKSLAVRMSLRSRKDKKGAAAVPLRRSPRKIKYISLQKKKPGRCKKGKKKSKKKATKKIKEITWQRKRTRIYHSFWLNGLRLSSKPNDERVMQFQRKMVFDSSEHKIVSPDPPRCFLCRESGYASNSNYIACEICGEWFHGDAYGLNSGNKSKIIGFRCHVCRKTIPPVCPNMMATRVDEISIG; from the exons atggaGTTTGTGGGCAAATCCGTGAAGAAAGAGTTCAAAGGATTTGGCCTTCACTCGGGCACTGTTAATTCCTTTGATTCCTCATCTGGGTTTTTCGAGATCGTTTACGAGGACGGCGATTCGGAGGAACTCGACTTTCGTCAAGTTGCTTCTCTTGTCATGGCTGACGGTTCTAACCCAATCCTCGAGCCGAGATCCGACCCTGAGTTAGAGGTTCTACGTGAGAAGCCGAGGGTTGGAAGGCCCAGGAAACGACGCCGTGTTGAGAGGAAAGCTCGTGTTTGTCCAGGTAATGCAAAGCAAGAAACCCTAGCGAGTAATGCAAATGTGAATTTGGATACAAATGCTGATTTAAATGAAGGGTTTTCTGGGAATTTGAAGGGAAATAAGAGTGTTGATGGGAATTTGGGTGGAACTTTAGATGAGAAGGGAATTGGGTCTCTCatggatttgaatttaaatagtAACGGggatattgaaatgaaaattgggtTTGACTTGAATTCTTCTGGGTTTGATTTGAATCTTAATGATACCTGTTGTAGtaacaattatttaaatgataatagaATTTCTTGTTCTGAGGGAGAGAGTGTGAAGAAGAGGGGGtgtattgatttgaatttgGATGCGAGTTGCGATGTGGATGATAGTATCAATCTTAATTGCAAAACCCAAGGGAAGGAATGCagttttgatttgaatttagGGGCTGATGAGGAGATTGACAAAGATGCTATTGCTGGTAACTGTGTATGGCAAGTGGAAGTGAGAGAATCTGCCACTTGTGCTGACATACTTAAAGAAACTCTGATAATAGAGAAAAATGATGCAGTGGAGGATGTTTCTAGAAATGAATTGAACAATCATTCAGGTTTAGGGTCTGTTGATGGAATCCTTGAGAAGGGTGCCATTGTTCATCAGAATGTTATCAAGGCTGATGATTGTGGTGGAGTTGGATTAGAGGGTGTCCCTGAGTCTGGTACTGCAGTAACTGATGGATGCCAAGTTGATATTGGAAGTTCATTCAAACAAGCTAGTGGTCGAAGAAAGAGAATAAAGCTTGTGAATGGCTTGGATTCTTCAACAGAAAGGGTGTTAAGAAGAAGTGCTCGTAGAGTGTCTTCTAGAAATCATGTTTCAAGCACACCACCACCTGCAACAACATGTGATGTTGCCGGTTTGGCAACATCCCCTTCAGTTAGTGCAGTAACAGAGGAGAAGCCGGTTAGGTCAAGTCGTAGAGTGTCTGAAGAGCCTGTTGTCCTTCCTCCAAAACTGCAACTGCCACCATCTTctgagaatttgaatttggatGGAATTTCTGTACttgatattttttctatttatgctTGTCTGAGGTCATTTagtactttattatttttaagtccCTTTGAGTTGGAGGATTTTGTGGCTGCACTGAAGTGCCAGTCTCCCAGCTCATTATTTGATTGTATTCATGTTTCCATTTTGCAAACTCTGAAAAAGCATTTGGTGTACCTATCCAGTGAAGGTTCTGAGTCTGCTTCTGAATGTTTAAG GAGTCTTAATTGGGGTTTCTTGGACTCTATTACATGGCCCAATTTCATGGTTGAGTATCTGCTCATTCATGGTTCGTGGTTGGATTATGATTTTGATCTTACTAGTTTGAAACTATTCAGATGTGACTATTATAAACAACCTGCATCTGTTAAGGTTGAGATACTCAGGTGTTTGTGTGATGATATGATTGAGGTGGAAGCTGTAAGATCTGAGCTTAATAGAAGGTCTTTGGCATCTGAGACTGACATGGATTTTGATCGAAATATGAACAATGGGGTTTGCAAGAAGAGAAAAGCTACTAAGGACCTGTCAGGTGGATCTGGCTTTACTGAGGAGATAGTTGATGACACTACTGACTGGAATAGCGATGATTGCTGCCTTTGTAAGATGGatgggaatttaatatgttgtgatGGCTGTCCTGCTGCTTACCATTCTAAGTGTGTAGGTGTTGTGAATGCTCATTTGCCTGAAGGTGACTGGTACTGCCCTGAATGTGCAATTGAAAGAGAGAAGCCTTGGGTGAAACCTCGTAAATCACTTAGAGGAGCAGAGCTTTTGGGCATTGATCCTCATGGTCGGTTATATTATAACAGCTCTGGTTACTTGTTAGT ATTAGATTCATTTGATGCTGAATGCCCATCGAATTACTACCATAGAGATGACCTCATCTTTGTACTTGATGTGCTAAAATCTTCATTCCAGTATGGTGATATAATAGAAGCAATTTGCAAGCAGTGGGATGTAGCTGTAGGCTCAAATG AAATATGTGTGATAAGGAACGAGACTGCTGATGGCGGAAAACCTGAAGAGAAGGAAGTTGCTGAAATTTCTGGTCATCGTGTTATTGAGGTTGCAGAGTCCACTAACATGTTGGATTTGGTGACTGGAACAGAAATCCCGTATATGAGTTCTGAAGGGTCAGCTGAGACAATGCAAATGGGTTCGGTCTTTCTTAACTTTCAGAAACAGGGATCTGTTGAGGTCTCAAACCAATCTGAGATTCCAGGAAAGTGCTCAACTCTTGAAGATAGTTCTTTAATATCCAATGATTTAGATGCTAGGCAAGAAAGCAAGACAAAGTTCGCATCACAACAAACTCCAGGTGTTCTAAATGCAAAAAGAGGTGATGCTTCACAATTGCAGCCTGGGACTGGCTACGTAAACCACTATAGTTTTGCCCAAACTGCCTCATTAGTTGTAGAAGAGTTATTGCGTAAGCCATCAGAAAAGACAAATGATGATTCCCTCAAATCGCTGGAGGAGATAATTGGAAATCAGATGAAGGTTATTTTGAAGAAATCTAATAGGTTTCATTGGCCGGATATTTATAATCTATACGTAGATGCTCACAAAGAAAATTGTGGATGGTGCTTCTCCTGCAGATATCCTGTGGATGATACAGACTGCTTGTTTAGAATTACTTCGGGTTGTGTTCCAGAAGTTTCAAAAAGTGATATGTTGGACCTTCAGTCAAGATGGAATAAAAAGGGCCATGTTATAGATgtcatatatcatatattttccatCGAAAACCGCTTGAGTGGACTTCTGTCGGGTCCATGGCTGAATCCGCAATACATGAAGATCTGGCATAAAAGCATTCTCAACGCATCTGGTATTGTATCTGTTAAGCATTTATTGCTAACG TTAGAGGCAAGTCTGCATCATCTTGCTCTTTCAACCGACTGGATGAAACATGTGGATTCTGCTGTCATTATGGGTTCAGCTTCTCATGTTGTGATTGCTTCAAGTCGTGGATCTGCAAAGCATGGTATTGCAAGAAAAAGGGGCAGCTGCAATGATAACGAGAGTAACCCTACTTCTAATCCTTCTGTAGGGCCAAGTATTTGTTGGTGGAGAGGTGGTAGGGTTTCTCGTCAGTTGTTCAATTGGAAGGTTTTACCCTGCTCTTTGGTTTCTAAGGCTGCTAGGCAAG GTGGAGGCAAAAAGATACCTGGCATACTCTATCCCGAGAGTTCAGATTTTGCAAAGAGAAGCAGATCTATTGCATGGCGAGCTGCTGTTGAGTCATCAACTAGTATAGAACAACTCGCTTTCCAG GTAAGAGAACTTGATTCAAACATTAGGTGGGATGACGCTGAAAACACACATCCTCTCCCTACCTTACCTAAGGACTTTAAGAAATCAATTAGACTATTCAAGAAATGTGTTGTGCGCCGAAAATCCATAGAGACAGATGTGGTGAAGTATCTTCTTGATTTTGGGAAGAGGAGAATCATCCCTGAAATTGTCAAAAGATATGGGACTGTTGTTGAAGAATCTTCaagtgaaagaaagaaatattggttgaatgaatcTTATGTGCCTTTGCATCTTGTGAAAAGTTTTGAAGAGAGGAGAATTGCCCGGAATTCTAATAAGATGGTTTCTGATAAAACTTCTGAGATCAGTAGGATGGCAAAGGAGTCATCAAAGAAAAAGGGGTTCTCCTATCTCTTCTCTAAAGCTGAAAGGACTGAGTATTATCAGTGTGGGCACTGTAACAAAGATGTCCTCATCAG GGAAGCTATCTGCTGTCAGTATTGTAAGG GGTTTTTTCATAAGAGGCATGTTAGAAAATCTGCTGGAGCTATCATTGCTAAGTGCGCGTATACATGTCATCGCTGCTTAGGTGGCAAGTCGAATGTCAATGTTAAAAAAGGGGGAAATATCATGAAATGGAAGGGTGACACAAAGGGGCAGAGGACAATCACAAAAAGTGCAAGGAAACTGCCACAAAAATGTATTAGGGCCAATGAAAAATCACTGGCAGTTCGAATGTCACTGCGTTCACGGAAGGATAAAAAGGGTGCTGCTGCTGTGCCACTGCGCCGATCACctaggaaaataaaatacatttctttgcaaaagaaaaagccTGGTAGGTGCAAGAAAGgcaaaaagaaatcaaagaagaaagCAACTAAGAAGATAAAGGAAATTACTTGGCAGAGGAAGAGGACAAGGATTTACCATAGTTTCTGGCTTAATGGTCTTCGGTTGTCTAGTAAGCCAAATGATGAGCGGGTGATgcaatttcaaagaaaaatggtttttGATTCTTCCGAGCATAAGATTGTCTCCCCTGATCCACCCAGATGTTTTCTTTGTCGTGAATCAGGATATGCATCTAATTCAAACTATATTGCATGTGAAATTTGTGGAG AATGGTTTCATGGAGATGCTTATGGGCTTAATTCGGGGAACAAAAGCAAGATTATTGGATTTAGGTGTCATGTCTGCCGTAAGACGATCCCTCCTGTCTGCCCGAATATGATGGCCACAAGAGTTGATGAAATCTCTATTGGCTGA